TCATATTGCTCTAAAACCTTTATAGTATTAACTATTTTATTATAGAAATAATATTTATATATAACATATACAACTAAATTAGAGAATAAAGATATTAAAAAAATATAGATTATATCTAATATCATGTTTTCACAATATTAAGGAATTTATTATATCTAAAGCCGCTATAGAAGGGTCTCCTTCTTGGTTATTAACAATCTTAACTGATGCACCTACTAATACAGCAGATGCCATGGCTGAATATCTAGCAAATTGTAAAACTTCATAAATTACATTAATATCACTATAATCCAACCTAGTTCTATTACTATCTCTTTTTTGCCTTTCTAGTATAATTTTTGGATCAGACTCTAATAAAAATATTATATTTGGTGAGAGTATTTCAATAACATACTTAGGAAGTCCAGGCAGGTATCCTGCAGGTGTTCTAATAACTGCATGAGTATCAATAAAGCCTAGACCATTATCTCCTATTGTAGATAATTCCTCAACAATTTTTTTAGCTGCTAATATTTGTAATTCCTTTTGTTTTGTTATAGGTAGTTTTCTTATCTCGTCTCTATTTTTGACATAACCTTCTTTAAGAGCAGTACTTAGCATATAGTCTCCATAATTTAGAATTTTATGTGGAATATTTTTTTCAGATAAAATTTTATCAACTATTGATAAAACAGTTGTTTTCCCTACTCCTGGTATACCAGTTACAATTCCTAATTTCATACCTACTCACCTATCAATCTCTTTAACAGAGGATACATTTCTAAAGATCTCTCATAGGCTAATAAACTATAATACTGTATTGCTATAGTAACTGCCAATAAAATTCCTATTCCAGTGCCATAAGCTCCTAGTAAAGTTGCTACTACTGCAATTAATCCGACGATTATTGAGCTAAAGAAAGCTAAAGGATAGATATACCTAGCTAATATTCCCTCAATAACCTTAGGGTTACTTCTCATTCCAGGAATTTCAATTCCAGCTTCAACTAATTGTTGTGCTTGAGTTGCGGGATCTAATCCAGCTACATCGACCCATAATATACCAAATACTATACTTAAAACAATAAATATAACACTATATTCTAGAGCACCTAAAGGATCTAAAACAACTGCATAAACACTATGGGGAATATTAGCATTAGGAGGAGGGAAAAAGAACAAGCCACTAACTGCATTAAGTACATTTGAAGCAGATGGGGATATGTATGAAGCTAAAGAAGCAAATAACTGAATATCAGATCCTAAAACGGCAACAAATATCACTGGAATACTACTTACATATAGAAAGTTTAATGGTATAGTTCTTCTAATACCTCTTAATCTTTGAGATGTAACTGGAATTTCTATAGTCATTGTAGTTAAATATACTGTAAGTATAATTAATACTATTGTAGTTATTAAACCTACCAAATCTGGTTGGAAAGGATTCTTAATTGAAGTATTAACTATTAAAGAAAGAACATTACCATGGGATGTTAAAGTAGATATAAGAGCAGGGAAGAAACCTATGGGTAAATTTTGTGAGCTTACACTTGCAATTCCAAACATATCCCAAAACATAATCTTCATGACACCTGCTAAAATAAATAGACTAACACCAGAACCTAATCCCCAACCCTTTTGTATCATTTCATCTAATAAAAGTATTAAAAACGTAGCTACAATTAATTGTAGTATTACTATACCAGATATAAACAATACTGAACCTCCTATAGTAGTAGAAGTTCTAGCTAACACATATCCAAATAATACTGACTCAACAAGAATAAATATAAATGCTAAACCTTTTTGAGCTTCAGTGAATT
The genomic region above belongs to Saccharolobus caldissimus and contains:
- a CDS encoding adenylate kinase, whose product is MKLGIVTGIPGVGKTTVLSIVDKILSEKNIPHKILNYGDYMLSTALKEGYVKNRDEIRKLPITKQKELQILAAKKIVEELSTIGDNGLGFIDTHAVIRTPAGYLPGLPKYVIEILSPNIIFLLESDPKIILERQKRDSNRTRLDYSDINVIYEVLQFARYSAMASAVLVGASVKIVNNQEGDPSIAALDIINSLIL
- the secY gene encoding preprotein translocase subunit SecY codes for the protein MSFIDSLATLGQYLPAVSKPKEKPSLGQKLIWSIIAVVIYLIMASTPLYGITAASFFKNLILEQIIFASTAGTLAQLGIGPIITAGLIMQILAGSKLIQIDLNDPDDRIKFTEAQKGLAFIFILVESVLFGYVLARTSTTIGGSVLFISGIVILQLIVATFLILLLDEMIQKGWGLGSGVSLFILAGVMKIMFWDMFGIASVSSQNLPIGFFPALISTLTSHGNVLSLIVNTSIKNPFQPDLVGLITTIVLIILTVYLTTMTIEIPVTSQRLRGIRRTIPLNFLYVSSIPVIFVAVLGSDIQLFASLASYISPSASNVLNAVSGLFFFPPPNANIPHSVYAVVLDPLGALEYSVIFIVLSIVFGILWVDVAGLDPATQAQQLVEAGIEIPGMRSNPKVIEGILARYIYPLAFFSSIIVGLIAVVATLLGAYGTGIGILLAVTIAIQYYSLLAYERSLEMYPLLKRLIGE